In Lathyrus oleraceus cultivar Zhongwan6 chromosome 2, CAAS_Psat_ZW6_1.0, whole genome shotgun sequence, the DNA window gtcaaagacaaagaggaagtgcagacccatattgggttatttgttttagctaaaatttgccaaagggggagattgttagtaccttaagattggcattaattttgtaaaacaaatagtgtaatcacctctgttgttttaatatgttgggttgaagaagttcaacatctggaccaacatgtcatgtaagatgtcacgacaaTAGGACTGTGATatctcacatgtgtataaaactgaatcagttaattctggtttggtttgtgattaattaggagatctggtgaatatcctaactccttgtggagatcttgaagattcaatcagaagatttggtgaatatatttggtgaatatacagttcccaaatatggagatcttttaggaaataaaagattgaagaccttgattgtagcagaaggattctgccagctctgtaacagcaaaggaaagatttgctgcgatttctgaaggcccaaatccagttgggtggttaggttataaatagcagattctaacctaggttttgtaagcctcaaacaatgtaaaaattaggggtgtgtgtgaggtaaacctcccaacctatgggaaggttaccaggtgtttctcagtgcttgaaagcatcagattatttgtaactcaaagcctgtaggcaagagttgttatgttcttgaacgaagctgtgaagcatgttcaagttgtctaagcattacatggtaattgtagtgataggaatggaaactggaggtttctatgtaggagtgcctaggtatagattgcattgggtagggattaagtgaggagttgtaaacgggggagtttaactctgaattaatactgctaatagtggatcttcttcctggcttggtatgcccccagagtaggtaatgttgtaccgaactgggttaataattactggtgtttttactTTCTGCGTACTATATTTTGTATGTTATAACTCAGTCTatttctagtctgtttatgaaaagaataacagacttgacacatagcctgcagtctgattgcaaaacagaatgttatgacattcattattgactgctgttgtatagactggttggtctgttacagttcaacCTTTTGTAATGTTGGAACaagtgatgttcaaatcaatgttgagacatcatgctaataactgggcaggatcaataaatATAAGAGTTATATTTGATCTCTATtgtgtctttgcactagatggaaaaaactggatgttcttctttccatggtggtatattagcagatgtcttgacatctgtaACAGAGTGCATATGAGTATTGGGTTTTAATtgttataactgtcttgctgtattagtaacaatgttggatcagatgtcatgacttcgtgtagaacatctgaactctgactataccagaatttcaggtAGCATgcgtactttcaatgacttaggcgaggcctttgtcaagcagtataagtacaatgtggatatgaTGCCTGATCATGACCAACATCGGTCTATGTCTCAGAGAGACAAAGAGACATTTGAAGAATATGTGCATAGATGGAGAGAGCTAGCCGCTCAGATCAGTCCTCcattggaagaaaaagaaataaCTAAGATCTTTCTtaagactttgagttcattttactatgagtgtatgattgctagtgctccaAATGATTTCATCGAGACagtgaacatggggatgcgtctagaggaaggtgtccgtgagggCAGATTCTCTATAGAAGAAGCGTCAGCTAATAATAAGTATAGGAGtggagaaactaattcagtgaTTATGGAGAGGCAAAGGAATCCTTATGTTAAGAAGAGTTCCAGATCttatcaacaacatcatcaagTGTCTTTTGTCATTCCATTATTTGCCAATAATTTTTCTGTTCAATCAGTAACAGTCCAACCTCAACAACAAAAATTACAATGCACTTATAAAAACAATCATCATAACAAAAATCACAACAATGATCATCACAACAACTATGAGAGAAAGAAGGTCACATTTGACTCTATTCCGATGTCCTATGTCGAATTATATTCGTCTCTTATTGTAAAAAACTGGTTCAGCCAAGAAGTCATCCACCTATGCCTGAACCTCTAtcgtggtggtataagcctgatcaacaTTATGCCTATCATCATGGGGCACTaggccatgatattgagaactgtttTCCGTTGAAATACGAGGTTCAACGAGTGGTAAGAAGTGAGATaatgtcctttgaggaccgtgtgCTGAATGTTAAAGCCAATCCGTTACCCGTTCATGGTAACTCCTCTGTaaatatggtggacggttgtcccgGTGAGTACAAAATTTATGATGTTCAACGTATCAGAAGATCCTTGGTAGAGCTTCATAAGACTTTGTGTCAGATTAGTGAATGCAAGCATGATCATGACGGTTGTATCATTTGTAGTGTCAATCCACGTGGGTGCATGATTGTGAAGAGGGATATTCAAAGGTTaatggatgaaggtatgattcacATCAACCAAGCTAGAAATCCGGatgatgatatgaatgtgatTATTCCAGTTTTCAAAACTCCTGAACgagtggtgattcagtatgatagcagtaAGAGAAGCAATAAATCGGTATCGTTGGTAGTGATATGGTTGGTGGGCCCAGTCCCGTACATATATGATAAAGTTATGCCTTATAAGTACGATGCTACTATGATCAAAGATGGGAAAGAGGTTCCTCTTCCAACGACTACTTCAATAGTAAGCATCATTGACGTTGTCAAGGTGACCCAAAGCGATCGAGTGTTCAGTATGGTATTTCGGAAGGCTGTCGAGAATGTTGTAGTTGGAAAGAAGGCCGAGGTGGTTGTTCCTTTGTTGGATCCTATTAACACTCCAATCTGTTAGTTTGGTGAGTCTAGCAGTTTGAAGATTAAGGATGATAATGATGAAGTACTCCGTCTAGTAAAGAAGAGCAAGTTTAACATTGTGGAGCAGCTACTCCAGATGCCCTCCAAGATTTCTGTTTTATCTCTATTAATGAATTTTTAAGAACACCATGAGGCTTTGCAAAAAGTACTTAAGCAAGCCTACATTGAACATGATGTTAAGGTTAATCAATTTGATGACATCGTTGCTAACATTACTGCATGCAACAATCTGAGATTCTGTGATGAGGAGCTTCCAGAAGAaggtaggaatcataatttggccctccatatatctatgaactgtaaggaggatgccaTGTCCAACATCTTCGTAGACACTGGTTCATCTTTGAACGTTTTACCCGAGTCTACCTTGGCTAggttatcttatcaaggagcacCCATGAGATATAATGGTGTGATTGTGAAGGCATTTGACGGTTCTCACAAAACCGTCACtggagaagttgacctcctaattAAGATTGGTCCGAGCAATTTCCAAATTAGTTTCCAGTTAATGGATATCCATtcggcctatagttgtttattgggtAGGCCACAGATTCATGAAGCAGGTGTTGTCAGGTCAACTCTACACCAaaaactcaaatttgtcaagaatgaGAAGCTTGTTATTGTTAGAGGTGAGAAGGCACTATCGGTGAGCCACTTATCATCTTCTACGTATGTTGAAGTCGAAGAAGCTGTTGGAACTCTGTTTCAAGCTTTGTTTATGGAAAATGTGATCCAGAAGACCGAGGCATCCATGTCTTTtttgaaagatgcacaagagATTGTTCAGGATGGTGACACAAACAATTGGGGTCGTGTCGTGGAAGTGTTTGAGAATAAGAATCGGGACGATTTAGGATTCAAGCAAGGGTCCTTTAATAAGGAAGTCAAGGCTATGAAATAAAttttccatagcggagggttcacCCATAAGGAAGAACAACACTCGGATGCGATccttcatgaagatgaagatgaagaagaaggcgatgccaactttgtaacgcatggacAAATTTGCAACAattgagttgttgttgatgttcctgttataATACATTATTCAAAGTAATATACCttattttttaaaagaaaaatctttctcatattcctaagggagaagtgaaaacattgttaggcattttcaattatcatcaataaaatgcaattttattcatccacatttatgttgttttttactttttgcttttttctgaaaatggtaatcacaaaaaacataaatagaCAATTATTTTtctca includes these proteins:
- the LOC127122665 gene encoding uncharacterized protein LOC127122665; this encodes MSQRDKETFEEYVHRWRELAAQISPPLEEKEITKIFLKTLSSFYYECMIASAPNDFIETVNMGMRLEEGVREGRFSIEEASANNKYRSGETNSVIMERQRNPYVKKSSRSYQQHHQVSFVIPLFANNFSVQSPRSHPPMPEPLSWWYKPDQHYAYHHGALGHDIENCFPLKYEVQRVVRSEIMSFEDRVLNVKANPLPVHGNSSVNMVDGCPGEYKIYDVQRIRRSLVELHKTLCQISECKHDHDGCIICSVNPRGCMIVKRDIQRLMDEGMIHINQARNPDDDMNVIIPVFKTPERVVIQYDSSKRSNKSVSLVVIWLVGPVPYIYDKVMPYKYDATMIKDGKEVPLPTTTSIVSIIDVVKVTQSDRVFSMVFRKAVENVVVGKKAEVVVPLLDPINTPIC